Proteins from a genomic interval of Medicago truncatula cultivar Jemalong A17 chromosome 3, MtrunA17r5.0-ANR, whole genome shotgun sequence:
- the LOC25488952 gene encoding reactive Intermediate Deaminase A, chloroplastic — translation MASWCAARTFHIPPINAAVLHRRASWAAGIGGVSVAGTAMLRSSSSKRAMPFLCMSLSTDTRINKEAVSTEKAPAALGPYSQAIKANNLLFVSGVLGLVPETGKFVSEDVEDQTEQVLKNMGEILKSGGASYASVVKTTILLADLKDFKKVNEIYAKYFPSPAPARATYQVAALPLDAKIEIECIAAL, via the exons ATGGCGTCATGGTGTGCAGCAAGGACCTTCCACATTCCACCAATCAACGCCGCCGTTCTCCACCGTCGTGCTTCATGGGCCGCCGGAATCGGCGGAGTCTCCGTTGCCGGCACTGCCATGTTGCGTTCCTCTTCTTCTAAGCGCGCTATGCCCTTCCTTTGCATGAGTCTTTCCACTGATACCC GGATCAACAAGGAAGCTGTTTCGACAGAAAAAGCCCCAGCAGCATTGGGACCGTATTCTCAAGCAATCAAAGCCAACAACCTTCTATTTGTCTCAGGTGTCCTTGGTCTTGTTCCCGAG ACAGGGAAGTTTGTCTCGGAAGATGTTGAAGATCAGACTGAGCAG GTTCTCAAAAACATGGGGGAGATCCTGAAATCTGGGGGTGCCAGTTATGCATCAGTTGTTAAGACAACAATTTT GTTGGCCGACTTGAAGGACTTCAAGAAAGTTAATGAGATCTATGCTAAAT ACTTTCCTTCACCTGCCCCAGCTCGTGCCACGTATCAAGTAGCTGCCTTGCCGTTGGATGCCAAGATTGAAATTGAGTGCATAGCAGCACTGTGA